A single window of Hoyosella subflava DQS3-9A1 DNA harbors:
- a CDS encoding DNA sulfur modification protein DndB produces MSITIDPLRLSKPISSSTYLAMRTVQGGRVVYSTRVPLLDLPTILPVPDPNVVDKDNRKVDRNHAKQFGKYLDDKEEWLAPALLARDNGGCVFENVQGSDDVGYLTVPWAIGGVACLSTIDGQHRVLGVDLEKRRITSDIALVDRSMARKISAERMEKLQADREKLVAQIGRLKREYVGLDIYVELDPIKHRQMFVDVADNAKGISSAVRARFDNYKVANRTLGDVMEHPLLKGWVDPEQDRMTQRNPNLLGAKHVADITRAVVAGAGGRISKKAESTLTDAEVIEQVKDFLDVLSNAFVDFATLTEADPVADRERWDDGKGELTTAQKLRRKSLLGSVGMLRVLGGVFHDLRSGDPDTADLGDVTMFFKRLDRHMAAPVTETSVWRTSNASDDFEPNASAPIMRTQNIVHLVNAIVGWYKKPPTTL; encoded by the coding sequence GTGAGCATCACCATTGACCCGCTACGGCTCTCCAAGCCGATCTCCAGCAGCACCTACCTGGCCATGAGGACAGTCCAGGGCGGCCGCGTCGTCTACTCGACCCGCGTTCCGTTGCTCGATTTGCCTACGATCCTGCCGGTCCCCGACCCGAACGTGGTCGACAAGGACAACCGCAAGGTTGACCGCAATCACGCCAAGCAGTTCGGCAAGTACCTCGACGACAAGGAGGAATGGCTGGCCCCGGCCCTCCTTGCTCGGGACAACGGCGGCTGTGTCTTCGAGAACGTCCAGGGATCCGACGACGTCGGCTACCTCACCGTCCCGTGGGCGATCGGCGGCGTCGCCTGCCTGTCCACCATCGACGGTCAGCACCGCGTGTTGGGCGTGGATCTCGAGAAGAGGCGCATCACCAGCGACATCGCCCTCGTCGACCGCAGCATGGCGCGCAAGATCTCCGCGGAGCGGATGGAGAAGCTGCAAGCCGACCGCGAAAAGCTCGTCGCCCAGATCGGGCGGCTGAAGAGGGAGTACGTTGGCCTGGACATCTACGTCGAACTGGACCCGATCAAGCACCGGCAGATGTTCGTCGACGTCGCCGACAACGCCAAGGGCATCAGCAGCGCCGTCCGCGCCCGCTTCGACAACTACAAGGTCGCCAACCGCACCCTGGGCGACGTCATGGAACACCCGCTGCTGAAGGGGTGGGTCGACCCCGAACAGGACCGGATGACCCAGAGGAACCCGAACCTGTTGGGCGCCAAGCATGTCGCCGATATCACTCGGGCCGTCGTCGCCGGAGCCGGTGGCCGGATCAGCAAGAAGGCCGAATCCACGCTGACCGACGCCGAGGTGATCGAACAGGTCAAGGACTTCCTCGACGTTCTCTCCAACGCCTTCGTCGACTTCGCCACTCTCACGGAAGCCGACCCCGTGGCGGACCGGGAGAGATGGGACGACGGCAAGGGGGAGCTGACCACGGCCCAGAAGCTGCGCCGCAAGTCGCTGCTCGGCTCGGTGGGTATGCTGCGCGTCCTGGGCGGGGTGTTTCACGACCTGAGGTCCGGGGATCCGGACACGGCCGATCTCGGCGACGTCACGATGTTCTTCAAGCGCCTCGATCGCCACATGGCCGCCCCGGTCACGGAGACCAGCGTCTGGCGGACCAGCAACGCGTCCGATGACTTCGAGCCGAATGCGTCTGCGCCGATCATGCGTACCCAGAACATCGTGCACCTGGTGAACGCCATCGTCGGCTGGTACAAGAAGCCGCCGACCACACTGTAG